Proteins encoded together in one Lysinibacillus sp. FSL K6-0232 window:
- a CDS encoding DASS family sodium-coupled anion symporter gives MSALKQEATKRNLKPLWIALAFALLIIITFLPNNGELPVAGQRSLAILAFAVILWVTEAVSYPVSSAMIIALVTVLLGLAPTVNDPTTELGTAGALKLALSGFSNSAVALVAAALFLAAAMQLTNLHKRLALWILSLVGTKTKAIVFGAILVSIALAFFVPSATARAGAVVPILLGMVAAFGLPRDSRLAALLVITSVQAVSIWNIGIKTAAAQNMVALNFIQEQFNVNISWGAWLLYAGPFSVIMSVVLFFVMIMLIKPETSNIEGGKEVIKKQLEELGPLKGPEIRLIITSVILLFFWATEGRLHPFDTTTVTIIAIAILLLPKIGVYTWKEVESHIPWGTIIVFAVGIMLGTILLSTEGASWLSDKVFGSLGLDSMPILATIALVTLFNILIHLGFASATSLASALIPVFIVLASTLTANVDQVGFVIVQQFVISFGFLLPISAPQNMLAYGTGAFTTKDFLKSGIPLTVVGFILILLFSATYWKWIGLL, from the coding sequence ATGTCAGCACTGAAACAAGAAGCTACAAAACGTAATTTAAAGCCTCTCTGGATTGCGCTAGCCTTTGCCCTACTAATTATTATTACATTTTTGCCGAATAATGGTGAGCTACCTGTAGCAGGACAGCGCTCTCTAGCCATCCTAGCCTTCGCAGTTATTCTTTGGGTAACAGAAGCTGTATCATATCCTGTTAGCTCAGCGATGATTATTGCACTTGTTACTGTGTTACTTGGGCTTGCGCCAACAGTTAATGACCCTACAACAGAATTAGGTACAGCAGGTGCTCTAAAGCTTGCATTAAGTGGCTTTAGTAATTCCGCAGTCGCTCTAGTAGCAGCAGCTCTTTTTTTAGCAGCAGCAATGCAGCTTACCAACTTGCATAAGCGACTCGCTCTCTGGATTCTTTCACTTGTAGGAACAAAAACGAAAGCTATTGTATTTGGCGCTATTCTAGTATCAATAGCCCTTGCATTCTTTGTCCCTTCTGCTACAGCGCGTGCTGGTGCCGTTGTTCCCATTTTACTCGGAATGGTCGCAGCATTTGGTTTACCACGTGATAGCCGACTCGCTGCCCTACTTGTTATTACTTCTGTACAAGCTGTTTCTATTTGGAATATTGGTATCAAAACAGCAGCAGCCCAAAATATGGTTGCATTAAATTTTATTCAAGAACAATTTAATGTGAATATTTCTTGGGGGGCATGGCTACTCTACGCTGGTCCATTCTCCGTTATTATGTCAGTTGTGCTATTTTTCGTCATGATTATGCTTATTAAACCTGAAACAAGCAATATTGAGGGTGGTAAAGAGGTTATCAAGAAACAACTTGAAGAGCTTGGTCCGTTAAAAGGCCCTGAAATACGTTTAATTATTACCTCTGTTATCTTACTGTTCTTTTGGGCAACTGAAGGAAGACTTCATCCATTTGATACAACAACCGTCACAATTATTGCTATTGCTATTTTATTATTACCAAAAATCGGTGTATATACATGGAAGGAAGTTGAATCTCATATTCCTTGGGGAACAATTATTGTCTTTGCGGTAGGTATTATGCTAGGAACGATTTTATTAAGTACGGAAGGTGCATCATGGTTATCCGATAAAGTGTTTGGCTCACTTGGTTTAGATTCTATGCCGATTTTAGCTACGATTGCACTCGTCACACTCTTTAATATTTTGATTCATTTAGGCTTTGCAAGTGCAACAAGCTTAGCATCCGCGCTTATACCAGTATTTATCGTTTTAGCATCAACATTAACGGCGAATGTTGACCAAGTTGGTTTCGTCATTGTACAGCAATTTGTCATTAGCTTTGGCTTCCTGCTACCAATCAGCGCACCACAAAATATGCTTGCCTATGGTACGGGCGCATTTACAACAAAAGACTTCCTGAAATCAGGTATTCCATTAACCGTTGTAGGCTTTATTTTGATTTTGCTCTTCTCTGCAACTTATTGGAAATGGATTGGACTTCTATAG
- a CDS encoding glycerol-3-phosphate acyltransferase translates to MVKAVITVLIVGYLIGCIHGSKVAQILSGVDLKKAGHGNAGASNATLSLGWKYGVLVALIDIGKGVIAIIGAHLYFGDATFLTEEQIWLLTYLIAAGVILGHNFPFYMGFNGGKGTASIIGILLAVNWKIGLFALILFVILSFATNYLIVGVLEFYLVFCTATYLWIPGIGPTVIALLLFVIAMILHIENIKRLVKGTEPKVTSAFKKKK, encoded by the coding sequence ATGGTAAAAGCCGTGATTACTGTTCTTATTGTCGGCTATCTTATTGGCTGCATTCATGGTTCGAAGGTGGCGCAAATTTTATCGGGGGTTGACCTAAAAAAAGCTGGTCATGGCAATGCTGGAGCCTCCAATGCCACACTTTCTCTTGGCTGGAAATACGGTGTTTTAGTCGCTCTCATTGATATTGGCAAAGGAGTTATTGCCATTATTGGTGCACACCTATATTTTGGGGATGCTACATTTTTGACAGAAGAGCAAATATGGCTGCTGACATACCTGATAGCTGCAGGTGTTATTTTAGGTCATAACTTCCCGTTTTATATGGGCTTTAATGGCGGTAAAGGGACTGCCTCTATTATTGGTATTTTGCTTGCTGTGAATTGGAAAATTGGTTTATTTGCACTTATACTTTTTGTTATTTTATCGTTTGCTACAAACTATTTAATTGTTGGTGTACTTGAGTTTTATCTTGTCTTTTGTACAGCCACATATTTATGGATTCCCGGAATCGGCCCAACTGTTATCGCACTATTGCTTTTTGTCATCGCTATGATTTTACATATTGAAAATATTAAACGATTAGTGAAAGGCACAGAGCCTAAAGTCACCTCAGCATTTAAGAAAAAGAAATAG
- a CDS encoding O-acetylhomoserine aminocarboxypropyltransferase/cysteine synthase family protein codes for MTDFKPETLLLHGGQEPDPVTGTRTVPIYRSTAFVFKDTAHAQRLFALEEAGNIYTRITNPTVDVFEKRVALLEGGTAAVALSSGAAAIAFSILNLAGAGDEIVAASSLYGGTYNLFANTLPNYGIKTIFVDETNPENFHAAITDKTKAVFAEVYGNPSLKVLDIEAVAKIAHDNSLPLIIDSTFASPYGSTPIDFGADIVVHSATKWIGGHGTTLGGVVVDAGKFDWTSGRFPGFTEPDASYHGLRYGIDTASTAFATKLRVQLLRDFGPTLSPDAAFNFLQGLETLHLRIPKHNENALAVAEYLQNHPSVEYVNYNGLEDFPTHHLAKKYLRNGFGSVLTFGIKGGREAGRKLIDSVKLFSHVANVGDAKSLIIHPASTTHQQLSAEELVQAGVAESLIRLSIGLEAVEDIIADLEQAIAQATSAEQTIEA; via the coding sequence ATGACAGATTTTAAACCAGAAACATTATTGTTACATGGTGGTCAAGAGCCAGACCCTGTGACAGGCACCCGTACAGTTCCTATCTATCGTTCAACAGCTTTTGTTTTTAAAGACACTGCTCATGCGCAACGTCTTTTTGCCTTAGAGGAAGCGGGGAATATTTACACACGTATTACAAACCCTACTGTAGATGTTTTTGAAAAGCGTGTAGCTTTATTGGAGGGTGGGACAGCGGCAGTAGCACTTTCATCTGGTGCAGCAGCGATTGCCTTCTCCATTTTAAACCTAGCAGGAGCTGGTGATGAAATAGTAGCAGCTAGTTCTTTATATGGTGGTACTTATAATTTATTCGCAAATACATTACCAAACTACGGTATTAAAACAATTTTTGTAGATGAAACAAACCCAGAAAATTTCCATGCAGCGATTACTGATAAAACGAAGGCTGTTTTTGCTGAAGTCTATGGTAATCCAAGCTTAAAGGTTTTAGATATTGAAGCGGTTGCTAAAATTGCTCATGACAACAGCTTGCCATTAATTATAGATAGCACATTTGCTTCTCCTTATGGCTCTACACCAATTGACTTTGGGGCAGATATTGTTGTTCATTCAGCAACAAAATGGATTGGTGGTCATGGTACAACTTTAGGTGGTGTTGTAGTAGATGCTGGTAAGTTTGACTGGACGAGTGGACGGTTCCCTGGCTTTACGGAGCCTGATGCTTCCTATCATGGACTACGTTATGGCATTGATACAGCATCCACTGCTTTTGCTACAAAGCTACGTGTACAATTATTACGCGACTTTGGTCCAACATTGAGCCCTGACGCTGCTTTTAATTTCCTACAAGGTTTAGAAACGCTTCATTTGCGTATACCTAAACATAATGAAAATGCATTGGCAGTGGCTGAATATTTACAAAACCACCCATCTGTGGAATATGTAAATTACAATGGTCTTGAGGATTTCCCTACACATCATTTGGCGAAGAAATATTTAAGAAATGGCTTCGGTTCAGTGCTTACCTTTGGCATTAAAGGTGGACGTGAAGCAGGAAGAAAGCTTATTGATAGTGTAAAGCTATTCTCACATGTAGCGAATGTAGGAGATGCTAAATCGTTAATTATACACCCAGCATCCACGACACATCAGCAATTATCAGCAGAGGAATTGGTCCAAGCTGGCGTAGCCGAATCGCTCATTCGCTTATCTATCGGCTTAGAGGCAGTGGAAGATATTATTGCTGATTTAGAACAGGCAATTGCACAAGCAACATCAGCTGAGCAAACAATAGAAGCTTAA
- a CDS encoding IS4 family transposase has protein sequence MDKFTRKTSFEQWFSPISSTKFADLVETHQLNNYTKKLYMDSFLKLLLFAQLNEAESMRDVQLKLFSDELQQATKLTSISFSQLGRRLNYVPTEVFQQVFYDLVAQIHEKAQYKQRRQITTPLKIIDSSTLPLNLNNHKWAEFRQTKSGIKLHLRLIYVEEGHSYPDQAILTNAIEHDHGQLELLVDDKECMYVFDRGYLDYKQFDQMTDDGYFFVSRLRKNAAVRVVEAFQLPEESIALSDEMILIGTPQNRAENYFRRVKVTDTKGNELQLLTNRFDLNADEIAELYKSRWAIELFFKWLKQHLNIKKFYAQSEQGVHNQVYIAMIVYCLHVLAQLNTNSSKTYLTIGRLLKAAPWKSAHLWVRKIAGKAIP, from the coding sequence ATGGATAAGTTTACACGAAAAACATCATTTGAACAATGGTTTTCACCCATCTCCTCCACGAAATTCGCGGATTTGGTTGAAACCCATCAATTAAATAACTATACAAAGAAGCTATACATGGATTCATTTTTAAAACTACTGCTGTTCGCCCAACTGAATGAAGCCGAAAGTATGCGCGATGTGCAATTGAAGTTATTTTCAGATGAACTTCAACAAGCCACTAAATTAACATCCATCAGCTTTTCACAGTTAGGTCGTCGGTTAAATTACGTACCAACAGAGGTGTTTCAACAGGTATTTTATGATTTAGTCGCTCAAATTCACGAAAAGGCACAGTATAAGCAGCGCCGGCAAATCACGACACCATTGAAAATCATTGATTCGAGTACGTTGCCGTTGAATTTGAACAACCATAAGTGGGCTGAATTTCGCCAAACGAAGTCGGGCATCAAGCTTCATTTACGACTCATTTACGTAGAAGAAGGGCATTCGTATCCGGATCAGGCGATTCTCACAAATGCGATTGAGCACGATCATGGTCAGCTCGAACTGCTCGTTGACGACAAGGAATGCATGTACGTTTTTGACCGTGGTTATTTAGACTATAAACAATTTGATCAGATGACGGATGACGGTTATTTCTTTGTCTCGCGCTTACGAAAAAACGCAGCGGTTCGTGTCGTTGAAGCCTTTCAATTGCCCGAAGAATCAATCGCCTTATCCGATGAAATGATTTTAATTGGCACACCCCAAAACCGAGCAGAAAACTACTTTCGTCGGGTCAAAGTAACGGATACAAAAGGAAATGAGCTGCAGTTACTTACAAATCGGTTTGATTTAAACGCAGACGAAATCGCAGAACTGTACAAATCGCGCTGGGCAATTGAACTATTTTTCAAATGGTTGAAACAACACCTAAATATTAAAAAGTTTTACGCGCAAAGTGAACAGGGCGTGCATAATCAAGTCTACATTGCGATGATTGTGTATTGCCTACATGTGTTGGCACAACTGAACACGAATAGTTCGAAAACCTATTTAACAATTGGTCGATTATTAAAGGCAGCTCCATGGAAATCCGCTCACTTATGGGTTCGAAAAATTGCCGGGAAAGCGATTCCATAA
- a CDS encoding homoserine dehydrogenase, which translates to MATIKAAILGFGTVGQGIYHILKEKREELKNKLGIELEVAKILVTDASRERVPGTAHLMTTNMDDVLAEPGMQVVFEAIVNEEPAYSYLKRAVEHKCHVITANKVMFAKRGLELQALAKENGVFVGFEATTAGGVPVIKTMKNILLVNDVSRIQGILNGTCNYILTKMRAQGCTFEEALKEAQSLGYAEADPYNDVSGQDAFKKLMILSALAFGEQPDWADVEVIGIDNISSTQVREAYEKGMRYRHVAEVEKLDNGKIVAKVGPQLVDKEHPLYPVDDVNNAVALDTNYIGTLTLIGPGAGMYPTASVMVEDYAEIIGKRAGFVVTI; encoded by the coding sequence ATGGCAACTATAAAGGCAGCGATTTTAGGATTTGGAACGGTAGGTCAAGGGATTTACCATATATTAAAAGAAAAGCGAGAAGAGCTTAAAAATAAATTAGGCATTGAATTAGAAGTAGCAAAAATTTTAGTAACAGATGCAAGTCGTGAACGTGTACCAGGGACAGCACATCTAATGACAACAAATATGGATGATGTCTTAGCTGAACCAGGTATGCAGGTTGTATTTGAAGCAATTGTTAATGAAGAGCCTGCGTATAGCTACTTAAAGCGTGCGGTTGAGCATAAATGCCATGTTATTACAGCCAACAAAGTGATGTTTGCCAAGCGAGGCTTAGAATTGCAGGCACTTGCAAAGGAAAATGGTGTTTTTGTAGGCTTTGAAGCAACTACTGCAGGTGGCGTGCCTGTTATTAAAACAATGAAAAATATTTTACTTGTCAATGATGTAAGCCGTATACAAGGAATTTTAAATGGTACATGTAACTATATTTTAACAAAGATGCGTGCACAAGGCTGTACATTTGAGGAAGCATTAAAAGAGGCACAAAGCTTAGGCTACGCGGAGGCAGACCCATATAACGATGTTTCAGGGCAGGATGCTTTTAAAAAGCTAATGATTTTAAGTGCACTGGCATTTGGGGAGCAACCTGATTGGGCAGATGTAGAGGTCATTGGTATTGATAATATTTCATCGACACAAGTCCGTGAAGCATATGAGAAGGGGATGCGCTATCGCCATGTAGCAGAGGTTGAAAAGCTGGACAATGGTAAAATTGTAGCGAAGGTAGGTCCGCAATTAGTTGATAAGGAACATCCATTATATCCAGTCGATGATGTCAATAATGCGGTTGCCTTAGACACGAATTATATCGGTACACTTACATTAATTGGCCCTGGTGCTGGCATGTATCCGACTGCTAGTGTTATGGTAGAGGATTATGCTGAAATAATTGGGAAAAGAGCTGGATTTGTTGTAACAATTTAA
- a CDS encoding DNA-binding protein, with protein MYKTVAETALDLGMPEEQIIRLVYEGRIRSVYDGEQILINSDQFSTYFEQLERIKEEIEIWRSTPIPEDIDVKDED; from the coding sequence ATGTATAAAACAGTTGCAGAAACGGCTCTTGATCTTGGTATGCCTGAGGAGCAAATTATACGTTTAGTATATGAGGGACGTATCCGCTCTGTTTATGATGGGGAGCAAATACTTATCAATAGTGACCAGTTCAGCACTTATTTTGAGCAATTGGAGCGTATTAAAGAGGAAATTGAAATTTGGCGCTCTACCCCTATTCCAGAGGATATTGATGTAAAAGATGAAGATTAA
- a CDS encoding response regulator transcription factor — MTKLTVLVTDDDQDIRDGIEIYLKNEGYNVIKAADGVEALEKLKNNEIHLIILDIMMPNMDGITATFKIREERNIPIIMLSAKAEDGDKIHGLSVGADDYVTKPFHPLELLARVKSQLRRYVQLGTYNEGAAKVEIDGLMLDEDAKEVILEGEPVRLTPIEYKITELLMKNAGRVFSIREIYERVWNEEAYNAENIVAVHIRKIREKIEADPKNPRYLKVVWGVGYKMEK, encoded by the coding sequence ATGACGAAATTAACAGTTCTTGTTACAGATGACGATCAAGATATTCGTGATGGTATTGAAATCTATTTAAAAAATGAAGGTTATAATGTTATCAAGGCAGCAGATGGCGTAGAGGCGTTGGAAAAACTAAAAAATAATGAAATACATTTAATCATTTTAGATATTATGATGCCGAATATGGATGGCATTACAGCAACTTTTAAAATTAGAGAAGAACGTAATATTCCAATTATTATGCTTAGCGCAAAGGCGGAGGATGGCGATAAAATACACGGTTTATCTGTAGGAGCAGATGATTATGTGACAAAGCCATTCCATCCGTTAGAACTATTGGCACGCGTAAAATCGCAGCTACGACGCTATGTTCAACTAGGAACCTATAATGAAGGTGCAGCAAAGGTAGAAATTGATGGACTTATGCTTGATGAGGATGCAAAAGAGGTCATCTTAGAGGGAGAGCCTGTTCGACTTACGCCAATCGAATATAAAATTACAGAACTATTAATGAAAAATGCAGGGCGTGTTTTTTCGATTCGCGAAATTTATGAACGTGTTTGGAATGAGGAAGCCTACAATGCAGAAAATATTGTAGCTGTGCATATTCGAAAAATACGTGAAAAAATTGAAGCAGACCCGAAAAATCCGCGCTATTTAAAGGTGGTATGGGGTGTTGGATATAAAATGGAAAAATAA
- a CDS encoding sensor histidine kinase, with product MIKKWKSLLVLICLIWTTFGIGTFMLAGHQYIGNSYFDSENFYGESDDFFTNLGPIILNAPKASDLKNKLDVTQTEIDEHRNYYGTLGEQINSIRAQYEQPIQEAINANAPELQKKLEAERDAKVKDITTNFEDDEHVRKKVLAAKEVLVDKYIKAIQEEAKNFNKTYHFWSYELTNIETGKTYRFGDVSENSVYKVEYTHQNPLQANNISPKLEDIFDRTETYVDTETLYEATEYTGTVTIPKKAIAQSTNMMWDGYKQFQQNQYIFYFIWLTSIATAIFAWMGRKDVLYVAKNLQKKETLTKFKIDIQLIALVITGFVYFFAFQIVYESIEYHYLYNYVHYIIELAFQIMVFIAIGIAFFMQIIWLYARMNTLESFEESLKSSYLWSLGDSIADLFLNRSIALHSIVMLAAAFFGGGSLVATMIAGGYGLPFLLICMVVGVPALVIFLNRMGYLNRIMKDTKDMAEGRLNRDVKVRGKSPLARHAENLNHLREGVRISMHEQAKSERLKTELITNVSHDLRTPLTSIITYTDLLKKPNITEEERQQYIHILDKKSERLKVLIEDLFEVSKMASGNIELHRSRVDLTQLIQQAVGEHKEDLNQSRLDLRMTMAHDPIYAYVDGQKWWRLIDNLIVNVLKYALEGTRVYVTLKRTVDGDAEFTVKNVAKYEIDEDAEELFERFKRADASRHTEGSGLGLAIAQSIVDLHGARMNIEVDGDLFKVIVRIPAV from the coding sequence ATGATAAAAAAATGGAAATCCCTTCTTGTGCTTATATGTTTAATTTGGACAACCTTTGGAATAGGAACTTTTATGCTTGCAGGTCATCAATATATTGGCAACTCCTATTTTGATTCAGAAAACTTCTATGGTGAGAGCGATGATTTTTTTACGAATTTAGGACCAATCATTTTAAATGCACCAAAAGCGAGTGACTTAAAAAATAAATTAGATGTTACACAAACGGAAATAGATGAGCATCGTAATTATTATGGTACGCTAGGAGAGCAAATTAATAGTATTAGGGCACAATATGAGCAGCCCATTCAGGAAGCTATCAATGCAAATGCACCCGAACTGCAAAAAAAATTAGAGGCTGAACGAGATGCTAAAGTGAAAGATATTACAACAAACTTTGAAGATGATGAACATGTTCGGAAGAAAGTGCTTGCTGCAAAGGAAGTGCTTGTTGATAAATATATAAAAGCTATACAAGAAGAGGCAAAAAATTTTAATAAGACCTATCACTTTTGGTCTTATGAATTAACAAATATAGAAACGGGTAAAACGTATCGCTTTGGGGATGTTTCAGAAAACAGTGTGTATAAAGTCGAATATACACATCAAAACCCATTACAAGCAAATAATATTAGCCCGAAACTAGAAGATATTTTTGACCGTACAGAAACATATGTGGATACAGAAACTCTTTATGAGGCAACTGAATATACAGGTACGGTGACAATTCCGAAAAAAGCAATCGCACAGTCAACAAATATGATGTGGGATGGCTATAAACAATTTCAGCAAAACCAATATATTTTTTACTTTATTTGGCTGACAAGTATTGCAACAGCTATTTTTGCTTGGATGGGCCGTAAGGATGTACTATATGTAGCGAAAAACTTGCAGAAAAAAGAAACATTAACAAAGTTTAAAATAGATATACAGCTTATTGCCCTAGTAATCACAGGTTTTGTCTATTTTTTTGCCTTCCAAATTGTTTATGAATCGATTGAATATCATTATTTATATAATTATGTGCACTATATAATTGAACTGGCTTTTCAAATAATGGTTTTCATTGCAATTGGTATAGCCTTCTTTATGCAAATCATTTGGCTGTATGCACGAATGAATACGTTAGAAAGCTTTGAAGAAAGCTTGAAATCAAGCTATTTATGGTCTTTAGGTGATTCAATTGCCGATTTATTTTTAAATCGCTCAATAGCATTGCACTCAATAGTTATGCTAGCGGCAGCCTTTTTTGGCGGAGGTAGTCTTGTTGCTACGATGATAGCGGGCGGCTACGGCTTACCATTTTTACTAATTTGTATGGTGGTAGGAGTTCCAGCATTAGTTATTTTCTTAAACAGAATGGGCTATTTAAATCGTATTATGAAGGATACGAAAGATATGGCAGAGGGTCGCTTAAATCGAGATGTAAAGGTTAGAGGTAAATCTCCACTTGCAAGACATGCAGAAAATCTGAACCATTTGCGCGAGGGTGTACGTATATCTATGCATGAGCAGGCAAAAAGTGAGCGTTTAAAAACAGAGCTTATTACAAATGTTAGCCATGATTTACGAACGCCATTAACATCTATTATTACGTATACAGACTTACTTAAAAAACCAAATATTACAGAGGAAGAGCGTCAACAATATATCCATATTCTCGATAAAAAATCAGAGCGTCTAAAAGTGTTAATTGAAGATCTTTTTGAAGTTTCTAAAATGGCAAGCGGCAATATTGAGCTTCATCGAAGTCGAGTGGATTTAACACAGCTTATCCAGCAAGCAGTAGGGGAGCATAAAGAGGATTTAAACCAGTCACGTTTAGATTTACGCATGACGATGGCACACGATCCAATTTATGCATATGTGGATGGTCAAAAATGGTGGCGACTAATTGATAATTTAATTGTCAATGTCTTGAAATATGCATTAGAGGGTACACGTGTCTATGTAACATTAAAGCGTACAGTAGATGGCGATGCTGAATTTACAGTAAAAAATGTTGCTAAATATGAAATTGACGAGGATGCTGAGGAGCTATTTGAGCGTTTTAAACGTGCAGATGCTTCACGTCATACAGAGGGCTCAGGTCTTGGGTTAGCTATTGCACAATCCATTGTTGACCTACATGGAGCCCGCATGAACATCGAGGTAGATGGTGATTTGTTTAAAGTAATTGTACGAATTCCAGCTGTATAG
- a CDS encoding acyl-CoA dehydrogenase family protein, with protein MTRYKFETTEHELFRKTFRKFLTEEAEPHYTQWEKEHLIPLSFWRKLGDMGYLCPQVEEQYGGLGLDFSFGVIIQEELERIGSSLIGVGLHNDIVVPYIEAYGIHEQKTRWLPKCVTGEYITAIAMTEPGTGSDLANIQTTAIRDGDHYIVNGQKTFITNGIHTNLVVVAVKTDPYAEKKHRGISLLVIEGDTPGFTKGRQLEKVGMHAQDTAELYFEDCRVPVQNLLGEEGKGFVYMMEKLQQERLAVAIAAQTAAEDMLTLTLDYVKSRQAFGKAIGDFQNTQFKIAEMATKIELGKSFLETLIEEHIAGKDVVTKVSMAKYWITENARELATQCMQLHGGYGYMEEYKIARRYRDIPVMSIYAGTNEVMKMIIAKNLGL; from the coding sequence ATGACACGCTATAAATTTGAAACAACAGAGCATGAGCTATTTCGTAAAACCTTTCGTAAGTTTTTAACAGAGGAAGCCGAGCCTCATTATACACAATGGGAAAAGGAACACCTTATTCCACTGTCATTTTGGCGCAAGCTTGGCGATATGGGCTATCTTTGTCCACAAGTAGAAGAGCAATATGGTGGACTAGGACTTGATTTTAGCTTTGGGGTTATTATTCAGGAGGAGCTTGAACGTATAGGCTCAAGTCTTATTGGGGTCGGTTTGCATAATGATATTGTTGTTCCCTATATTGAGGCATATGGTATACATGAACAAAAAACTCGCTGGTTGCCTAAATGTGTAACAGGTGAGTATATAACGGCAATTGCCATGACTGAGCCTGGCACTGGCTCGGACTTGGCAAATATTCAAACAACAGCGATTCGTGATGGCGACCATTATATTGTGAATGGTCAAAAAACCTTTATTACAAATGGTATTCATACTAATTTAGTCGTTGTTGCTGTCAAAACAGACCCATATGCTGAGAAAAAGCATCGTGGCATTAGCCTACTTGTTATTGAAGGAGATACACCTGGCTTTACAAAAGGTCGGCAGCTTGAAAAAGTGGGGATGCATGCACAGGATACAGCAGAGCTTTATTTTGAGGATTGTAGGGTTCCCGTTCAAAACCTTCTTGGAGAGGAAGGTAAAGGCTTTGTCTATATGATGGAAAAGTTACAGCAGGAGCGATTAGCTGTAGCTATTGCCGCACAAACAGCCGCAGAGGATATGCTCACTTTAACGCTAGACTATGTAAAATCACGACAAGCATTTGGTAAAGCCATTGGTGACTTCCAAAATACACAGTTTAAAATAGCTGAAATGGCAACGAAAATTGAGCTTGGCAAATCGTTTTTAGAAACCTTAATTGAAGAGCATATCGCAGGTAAGGATGTTGTAACCAAGGTATCCATGGCTAAATATTGGATCACAGAAAACGCACGTGAGCTCGCCACTCAATGTATGCAATTACACGGCGGCTATGGTTATATGGAGGAATATAAAATTGCTAGAAGGTATCGAGATATACCTGTTATGTCGATCTATGCTGGCACAAACGAAGTAATGAAAATGATTATTGCCAAAAATTTAGGCCTATAA